In a genomic window of Magnolia sinica isolate HGM2019 chromosome 16, MsV1, whole genome shotgun sequence:
- the LOC131229279 gene encoding isoaspartyl peptidase/L-asparaginase 1-like isoform X1, producing MGWAIALHGGAGDIPLSLPAHRREPAEAVLRHCLQIGVSALKANTPPLDVVELVVRELENSPHFNAGRGSVLTTNGTVEMEACIMDGTKKCGAVSGLSTIVNPISLARLVMEKTPHIYLAFDGAEAFAKEQGVETVESSHFITPRNIERLSQAKEANKVQLDYTQPPPPKDEPQDPAANEGDSQIGTVGCVAVDRHGNLATATSTGGFVNKMVGRIGDTPVIGAGTYANSFCAVSATGKGEFIIRATVARDVAALMEYKGLSLKEAAAYVIEQCTPKGTAGLVAVSVTGEVTMPFNTTGMFRACATEDEYSEFGIWPSLTDSAI from the exons atggGGTGGGCCATCGCTCTTCATGGTGGGGCAGGCGACATACCACTGTCGTTGCCGGCCCACCGCAGAGAGCCGGCTGAAGCCGTCCTCCGGCATTGCCTGCAAATCGGCGTGTCTGCACTGAAAGCCAACACTCCTCCCTTAGACGTGGTGGAGCTCGTG GTTCGTGAGCTAGAAAATAGTCCACATTTCAATGCTGGTAGAGGTTCTGTTTTAACTACCAATGGGACGGTTGAAATGGAAGCATGCATTATGGATGGAACAAAGAAATGTGGAGCTGTTTCAGGTCTTTCCACCATTGTTAATCCCATATCTCTTGCACGGCTTGTAATGGAGAAAACTCCTCATATTTATCTGGCATTTGACGGAGCAGAAGCATTTGCAAAGGAACAA GGTGTTGAAACTGTTGAATCAAGTCATTTCATCACTCCACGAAACATCGAAAGGCTAAGTCAAGCAAAAGAAGCCAACAAAGTGCAG CTTGATTATACACAACCACCGCCTCCAAAAGATGAACCACAGGACCCTGCAGCCAATGAAGGAGATAGCCAAATCGGGACTGTTGGATGTGTGGCTGTCGACAGGCACGGAAACTTAGCTACCGCAACTTCCACAGGCGGGTTCGTGAACAAGATGGTGGGTAGGATTGGTGATACTCCAGTCATCGGTGCGGGCACATATGCCAACAGTTTCTGTGCAGTCTCAGCAACAGGCAAAGGTGAGTTCATCATCAGGGCCACTGTGGCCCGGGACGTTGCTGCCCTTATGGAGTACAAAGGACTCTCTCTCAAGGAAGCGGCTGCTTACGTTATAGAACAGTGCACTCCAAAAGGCACTGCTGGCTTAGTTGCTGTTTCTGTTACAGGAGAAGTCACAATGCCATTCAACACAACAGGCATGTTCCGTGCATGTGCTACCGAAGATGAGTATTCTGAATTCGGAATATGGCCTTCTCTCACTGATTCTGCTATTTAG
- the LOC131229279 gene encoding isoaspartyl peptidase/L-asparaginase 1-like isoform X2, with translation MEACIMDGTKKCGAVSGLSTIVNPISLARLVMEKTPHIYLAFDGAEAFAKEQGVETVESSHFITPRNIERLSQAKEANKVQLDYTQPPPPKDEPQDPAANEGDSQIGTVGCVAVDRHGNLATATSTGGFVNKMVGRIGDTPVIGAGTYANSFCAVSATGKGEFIIRATVARDVAALMEYKGLSLKEAAAYVIEQCTPKGTAGLVAVSVTGEVTMPFNTTGMFRACATEDEYSEFGIWPSLTDSAI, from the exons ATGGAAGCATGCATTATGGATGGAACAAAGAAATGTGGAGCTGTTTCAGGTCTTTCCACCATTGTTAATCCCATATCTCTTGCACGGCTTGTAATGGAGAAAACTCCTCATATTTATCTGGCATTTGACGGAGCAGAAGCATTTGCAAAGGAACAA GGTGTTGAAACTGTTGAATCAAGTCATTTCATCACTCCACGAAACATCGAAAGGCTAAGTCAAGCAAAAGAAGCCAACAAAGTGCAG CTTGATTATACACAACCACCGCCTCCAAAAGATGAACCACAGGACCCTGCAGCCAATGAAGGAGATAGCCAAATCGGGACTGTTGGATGTGTGGCTGTCGACAGGCACGGAAACTTAGCTACCGCAACTTCCACAGGCGGGTTCGTGAACAAGATGGTGGGTAGGATTGGTGATACTCCAGTCATCGGTGCGGGCACATATGCCAACAGTTTCTGTGCAGTCTCAGCAACAGGCAAAGGTGAGTTCATCATCAGGGCCACTGTGGCCCGGGACGTTGCTGCCCTTATGGAGTACAAAGGACTCTCTCTCAAGGAAGCGGCTGCTTACGTTATAGAACAGTGCACTCCAAAAGGCACTGCTGGCTTAGTTGCTGTTTCTGTTACAGGAGAAGTCACAATGCCATTCAACACAACAGGCATGTTCCGTGCATGTGCTACCGAAGATGAGTATTCTGAATTCGGAATATGGCCTTCTCTCACTGATTCTGCTATTTAG